A genome region from Haloarcula rubripromontorii includes the following:
- a CDS encoding TRAM domain-containing protein produces the protein MVEVPDALSTLFSAQIETDGDRYIVEIPKSEVSHGAVSPGETYRVGLLSQVDAGSSATPPTQTPKQETDPGRVDTDVPQPPVDEGEIRNVTIESLGDQGDGIAKVERGYVVIVPDGEPGDSPTVEIETVQENVAFASVVDNDGRTV, from the coding sequence ATGGTCGAAGTTCCAGATGCGCTCAGTACATTGTTCAGTGCCCAGATAGAGACTGATGGAGACCGATATATTGTCGAAATTCCGAAAAGTGAAGTATCCCACGGCGCAGTTTCGCCGGGCGAGACCTACCGTGTCGGCCTGCTTTCGCAGGTCGACGCCGGCTCGTCGGCGACACCACCGACACAGACGCCCAAACAGGAGACCGACCCGGGCCGAGTTGACACTGACGTCCCCCAACCGCCAGTCGACGAGGGCGAAATCAGAAACGTTACCATCGAATCGCTCGGCGACCAGGGCGACGGTATCGCAAAAGTCGAACGCGGGTACGTCGTCATCGTCCCCGACGGCGAACCGGGCGACTCACCGACCGTCGAGATCGAGACCGTACAGGAAAACGTCGCGTTCGCGAGCGTCGTCGACAACGACGGTCGGACCGTATAG